Proteins co-encoded in one Candidatus Eisenbacteria bacterium genomic window:
- a CDS encoding undecaprenyl-diphosphate phosphatase, which produces MSLFQAGILGAIEGLTEFLPVSSTGHLILAAHAMGLVGGVMNDFEIVIQAGALLAVLWLYRVRVLEVLGGIARPRSRGGSLLVKLAVAFLPAAIAGLTLHKAIERHLFGPHPVAIALFAGGVVMVCFERWRRTRRGTPAFESVDAIPFGVALAIGVFQCASLWPGVSRAMVTILAGLLLGCSAIAAAEFSFLLALPTLGAATLFDLVKSREALLGGASVGPAAMAVGLGVAAIVAAIAIRSFLRYLTRHGLEPFGWYRIVLGLALFALLWHRAWGFR; this is translated from the coding sequence GTGAGCCTCTTCCAAGCCGGAATCCTGGGCGCGATCGAAGGACTCACCGAGTTCCTGCCGGTGTCCTCCACCGGGCACCTGATCCTCGCCGCCCACGCCATGGGTCTCGTCGGCGGCGTCATGAACGATTTCGAAATCGTCATCCAGGCCGGGGCGCTTCTCGCGGTCCTCTGGCTCTATCGCGTCCGCGTACTGGAGGTCCTCGGCGGAATCGCGCGGCCCCGTTCCCGGGGGGGATCCCTCCTGGTGAAGCTCGCGGTGGCGTTCCTCCCCGCAGCGATCGCCGGATTGACGCTCCATAAGGCGATCGAAAGGCACCTGTTCGGGCCGCACCCGGTCGCGATCGCTCTCTTCGCCGGGGGCGTCGTCATGGTGTGCTTCGAGCGGTGGCGCCGGACGCGGCGCGGGACGCCGGCATTCGAAAGCGTCGACGCGATCCCTTTCGGCGTCGCCCTCGCGATTGGGGTGTTCCAGTGCGCGTCTCTCTGGCCGGGAGTCTCACGAGCCATGGTGACGATCCTGGCGGGCCTCCTTTTGGGATGCTCCGCGATCGCGGCGGCGGAGTTTTCGTTCCTGCTCGCGCTCCCGACCCTCGGCGCGGCGACCCTCTTCGACCTCGTGAAAAGCCGGGAGGCGCTCTTGGGCGGTGCCTCGGTCGGGCCCGCGGCCATGGCCGTCGGTCTCGGCGTTGCGGCGATCGTCGCCGCGATCGCGATCCGTTCTTTCCTGCGCTACCTCACCCGCCACGGCCTCGAGCCCTTCGGTTGGTACCGGATCGTGCTCGGCCTGGCGCTCTTCGCGTTGCTCTGGCACCGCGCATGGGGATTCCGATGA
- a CDS encoding methylmalonyl-CoA mutase, producing the protein MSRADLVHSNQTRPLPGEPPYLRGIHPLMYRSRLWTMRQYAGFGDAATSNRRYHYLLSLGQTGLSVAFDLPTQMGYDADHPRVAGEVGRAGVAISTIEDMERLLQGIPLDRVSLSMTINATAMILLSLVVAVADRRGTPRAKLTGTVQNDVLKEYIARGTYIYPPAPSLKIATDLFEFCAEEVPQWNPISVSGYHIREAGSTAVQEVAFTLANGLEYVRAAVDRGLPVDRFAPRISFFFNAHNDLLEEIAKFRVARRLWAKLLEERFHARDPNSLKLRFHAQTAGSTLTAQQPHNNIARVAIQALAAVLGGCQSLHTNSFDEALSLPGEEAATVALRTQQIIAYESGVPMTVDPVGGAQAVEADTLRIEQEARTLIEAIDAMGGAVRAIESGFQTRAIERSAYEHQVAVERGDRVIVGVNRFVDPDEQPTASFAIDPSLEAAQAKRVRDFKASRDEPRAKHTLHRLEEVARRDMNLTPAVIDAVKAGATLGEISDALRRAYGTHDPNA; encoded by the coding sequence ATGTCGCGCGCCGACCTCGTCCACTCCAATCAGACCCGTCCCCTCCCGGGCGAGCCGCCCTACCTTCGCGGCATTCACCCGCTCATGTACCGGTCGCGCCTCTGGACGATGCGCCAGTACGCGGGCTTTGGGGACGCCGCGACCTCGAACCGCCGTTACCACTACCTTCTCTCGCTCGGCCAGACCGGGCTCTCGGTCGCGTTCGACCTCCCGACGCAGATGGGCTACGACGCGGACCACCCGCGGGTCGCGGGGGAGGTGGGACGGGCGGGAGTCGCGATCTCGACGATCGAGGACATGGAGCGGCTTCTCCAGGGAATCCCGCTCGACCGCGTGAGCCTCTCGATGACGATCAACGCCACGGCGATGATCCTGCTTTCGCTCGTCGTCGCGGTCGCGGATCGGCGCGGCACCCCGAGGGCGAAGCTCACCGGGACGGTCCAGAACGACGTCTTGAAGGAATACATCGCCCGCGGCACCTACATCTACCCTCCGGCGCCGTCGCTCAAGATCGCCACCGATCTCTTCGAGTTTTGCGCGGAGGAAGTCCCGCAGTGGAATCCGATCTCCGTGAGCGGGTACCACATCCGTGAGGCGGGTTCGACCGCGGTGCAGGAGGTCGCCTTCACGCTGGCGAACGGGCTCGAGTACGTGCGCGCCGCGGTGGACCGCGGCCTCCCCGTGGACCGCTTCGCGCCTCGGATTTCCTTCTTCTTCAACGCACACAACGATCTCCTGGAGGAGATCGCCAAATTCCGGGTGGCCCGTCGCCTCTGGGCGAAGCTCCTCGAAGAACGCTTCCACGCGCGCGATCCGAACTCCCTCAAGCTCCGTTTTCACGCCCAGACCGCGGGATCGACCCTCACGGCTCAGCAACCCCACAACAACATCGCACGGGTCGCGATCCAGGCGCTCGCGGCGGTGCTCGGCGGATGCCAATCGCTCCACACGAACTCCTTCGATGAGGCTCTCTCCCTGCCGGGCGAAGAAGCCGCGACCGTCGCCCTGCGCACGCAGCAGATCATCGCCTACGAGAGCGGCGTTCCGATGACGGTCGACCCGGTGGGCGGAGCCCAGGCCGTCGAGGCCGATACCCTCCGGATCGAGCAGGAGGCGCGAACTCTGATCGAGGCGATCGACGCGATGGGAGGCGCGGTCCGCGCCATCGAATCCGGCTTCCAGACCCGCGCGATCGAGCGGAGCGCCTACGAGCATCAGGTGGCCGTCGAGCGCGGGGATCGCGTGATCGTCGGCGTGAACCGCTTCGTCGACCCCGATGAGCAACCCACCGCTTCCTTCGCCATCGACCCGTCGCTCGAGGCGGCCCAGGCGAAGCGCGTTCGAGACTTCAAGGCGTCCCGCGACGAGCCGCGGGCGAAGCACACGCTCCACCGGCTGGAAGAAGTGGCGCGCCGTGACATGAACCTCACCCCCGCGGTGATCGACGCGGTGAAGGCGGGGGCTACCCTGGGAGAGATATCCGATGCGCTGCGACGAGCGTATGGCACCCACGACCCGAACGCCTGA
- the mce gene encoding methylmalonyl-CoA epimerase, translating into MGIPMSRVLGLAHVGIAVRSLEAAVPLWVRAFGFRHGETVEFESMKLRIAFLRGGSSELELLEPTETDSPVGRFLEKRGEGIHHLSFHVPDLERALKQAAATGLELIDRTPREGSHGTRIAFLSPRTLNGVLVELCERREP; encoded by the coding sequence ATGGGGATTCCGATGAGCCGCGTGCTCGGCCTCGCTCACGTAGGGATCGCGGTGCGATCCCTCGAGGCCGCCGTCCCCCTCTGGGTTCGCGCGTTCGGCTTTCGCCACGGCGAGACCGTCGAATTCGAATCGATGAAGCTCCGGATCGCATTCTTGCGAGGCGGCTCCTCCGAGCTGGAGCTCCTGGAGCCCACCGAGACGGATTCCCCGGTGGGACGATTCCTCGAAAAGAGGGGGGAAGGCATCCACCATCTATCGTTTCACGTTCCCGATCTCGAGCGGGCGCTGAAGCAGGCCGCCGCCACCGGGCTCGAGCTGATCGACCGCACGCCGAGGGAAGGAAGCCATGGCACGAGGATCGCGTTCCTGAGCCCCCGGACTCTGAACGGGGTGCTGGTAGAACTTTGTGAACGGAGGGAGCCATGA
- a CDS encoding ATP-grasp domain-containing protein — MTPVRKVLVANRGEIAIRICRTLREMGIASVAVYSDADRDSPHVFAADEAYPVGPAPAPQSYLNAERILDAARAAGADAVHPGYGFLSESAPFADRVLGAGLVWIGPSADAIRALGDKLNARALALRARVPVLPGTETPIRDEGELRRAAGRIGYPVVLKAAAGGGGKGMRRVNAAEEFEQAMRLTQGEARNAFGDDRIYLERWLEKPRHIEVQLLGDRHGDVIALGERDCSIQRRHQKLVEETPSPALGEARRADLWKLAVKVARAGGYTNAGTAEFLMDQGGRFYFLEVNARLQVEHPVTEMALGIDLVREQVRIASGERLAMRQETVRPRGVSIEFRIYAEDPEQGFLPQAGTVRRIELPQGPGVRCDVGVRSGGIVPVHYDPLVGKVIVWGETRDHALERAARALEECVLEGIPTTLSFHRWLVEQPAFRTGTYDTAFLAHEFRSVAPGASARDEEDATLLAALFAHASALRPRFPAAPSGSRNGERERSRWRLAHPNLRTPPRRR, encoded by the coding sequence GTGACGCCCGTCCGCAAGGTCCTCGTGGCGAACCGCGGCGAGATCGCGATCCGGATCTGCCGCACCCTCCGCGAGATGGGGATCGCCTCGGTCGCCGTCTATTCCGACGCCGACCGCGACTCGCCCCACGTGTTCGCGGCGGACGAGGCGTACCCGGTGGGCCCCGCTCCGGCCCCGCAGAGTTACTTGAACGCCGAGCGCATTCTGGACGCCGCGCGCGCCGCGGGGGCGGATGCGGTGCATCCGGGGTACGGCTTTCTCTCGGAATCGGCCCCCTTCGCGGATCGAGTGCTGGGCGCGGGCCTCGTTTGGATCGGACCCTCGGCGGATGCGATTCGCGCTCTCGGCGACAAGCTCAACGCCCGCGCGCTCGCGCTTCGAGCCCGCGTGCCCGTGCTCCCGGGTACGGAGACACCGATCCGCGACGAGGGCGAGCTGAGGCGCGCCGCGGGTCGGATCGGGTACCCCGTCGTGCTCAAGGCGGCCGCGGGAGGGGGCGGCAAGGGAATGCGTCGCGTGAACGCCGCCGAGGAGTTCGAGCAGGCGATGAGACTCACGCAGGGGGAAGCGCGGAACGCGTTCGGCGATGACCGCATCTACCTCGAACGATGGCTCGAAAAACCGCGCCACATCGAAGTCCAGCTCCTCGGGGACCGGCACGGCGACGTGATCGCGCTCGGGGAGCGCGACTGCTCGATCCAGCGCCGGCACCAGAAGCTCGTCGAGGAGACGCCGTCCCCCGCGCTCGGCGAGGCCCGGCGCGCCGATCTCTGGAAACTGGCGGTGAAGGTGGCGCGTGCCGGCGGATACACGAACGCGGGCACGGCGGAGTTCCTCATGGATCAGGGCGGGAGGTTCTATTTCCTCGAGGTGAACGCGAGGCTCCAAGTGGAGCATCCGGTCACCGAAATGGCGCTCGGGATCGATCTCGTGCGGGAGCAGGTCCGCATCGCGTCCGGTGAAAGGCTTGCGATGCGGCAGGAGACGGTGCGTCCGCGCGGCGTGTCGATCGAGTTCCGGATCTACGCCGAGGACCCCGAGCAGGGCTTCCTGCCGCAGGCCGGAACCGTGCGGCGCATCGAGCTGCCCCAAGGTCCAGGCGTCCGGTGCGACGTCGGTGTCCGCTCCGGGGGCATCGTGCCGGTCCACTACGATCCCCTGGTCGGCAAGGTCATCGTATGGGGGGAAACGCGCGATCACGCGCTCGAGAGGGCCGCCCGCGCGCTCGAAGAATGCGTGCTGGAAGGGATCCCGACCACGCTCTCCTTTCACCGCTGGCTTGTGGAGCAGCCCGCCTTTCGCACGGGGACGTACGATACGGCGTTCCTGGCGCACGAATTCCGGAGCGTCGCGCCGGGGGCGTCCGCGCGCGACGAAGAGGATGCCACGCTGCTCGCGGCGCTGTTCGCGCACGCGAGCGCTCTTCGGCCCCGCTTCCCCGCCGCGCCTTCCGGCTCGCGAAACGGCGAACGGGAACGAAGCCGCTGGCGCCTCGCCCATCCCAACCTCCGCACGCCCCCGAGGCGGCGATGA